A window of the Trichoplusia ni isolate ovarian cell line Hi5 chromosome 4, tn1, whole genome shotgun sequence genome harbors these coding sequences:
- the LOC113492667 gene encoding serine/threonine-protein kinase mig-15 isoform X4, translating to MAHQLAPSVNCSLDDIDLSALKDPAGIFELIEVVGNGTYGQVYKGRHTKTGQLAAIKVMDVTQDEEEEIKLEINVLKKYSNHRNIATYYGAFIKKSPPGKDDQLWLVMEYCGAGSVTDLVKSTKGQSLKEEWISYICREILRGLSYLHSNKVIHRDIKGQNVLLTDNAEVKLVDFGVSAQLDRTIGRRNTFIGTPYWMAPEVIACDENPDATYDNRSDLWSLGITALEMAESQPPLCDLHPMRALFLIPRNPPPRLKSKKWAKKFHSFIETVLVKDYHQRPYTEQLLKHAFIRDQPTERQVRIQLKDHIDRCKKRKQDNSVREDYKYSGSEGEEEENAVAGEPSSIVHNAAAHQGGDTLRRNFQQIQEGPRPAEAPQPQPPPKRNKRDEREEIPEPGPPARPSIPQRLIVVPDPQAQQPNRYRPLPPTPKSSGSSNSSGSNNGTPPASGPQPPQRGSHHNMFKPMIPMRRPEDLDKLAAQLNELGVVSGNEPPNRPPRAPTNGQGPPVERNQPEPALEDTDSDSDAEESGGRVRNDGTLLASDPPKPLPGLSAVSEDGGGGAGGGAPTRPLPPTPDDDDTHADRTLVMKRRENTESDKRQSDVDEAVLLKDWDFARFFPSKNTEKEEKQDNSKESEQKRAQLQRQSRLEMEDAWSKYKAIATPPSRHKQLFQKPSEKSTQDKLTDILKFKKEPESDANSPNRFFRGFRRENSDLFPLPSTRHSAIYFPKHESPAGATKQLRSSGIFNNSRKQVIKPSIGEPILTDFIKTNDSLKMSAQGNAKKAERRTPERKIVTNPIDALKNVAALIRQDSESNGPSRQSSVNSDSPATSICFTSSTSFEKAGTPDLTANTLENKDNANEPSMVKPRREKTESDIVFRRNSQYNRHTELVTSCGQEAVLAQDQVRSSGANEGSGSRTSSVLPDLLSQAGQPTTPPRHDKSTSEEKQRSFLTFGFGAGSTGSGGGTGGSGGNASRRESHVNVNVTPTGHDLSSDTPEIRKYKKRFNSEILCAALWGVNLLIGTENGLMLLDRSGQGKVYQLISRRRFQQMEVLEGQNILVTVSGKKNRVRVYYLSWLKSKILRTDGLSDQAERRNGWINVGELQGAVHFRIVKYERIKFLVIALKDSIEIYAWAPKPYHKFMAFKNFGELQHRPLLVDLTIEDSTRLKVIYGSADGFHAVDLDTATVYDIYIPKHTQGAIVPHCIVPLPNSNGVQLLLCYDNEGVYVNTYGRVSKNIVLQWGEMPTSVAYIGTGQIMGWGNKAIEIRSVETGHLDGVFMHKKAQRLKFLCERNDKVFFSSAKGGSSCQIYFMTLNKPGMANW from the exons ATGGCGCATCAACTAGCACCGTCTGTAAATTGTTCATTGGACGACATTGACCTCAGCGCACTAAAG GATCCTGCCGGTATTTTTGAACTCATAGAAGTAGTCGGAAATGGCACATATGGACAAGTGTACAAG GGGCGTCACACAAAAACAGGCCAACTTGCCGCCATCAAAGTTATGGATGTCACACAAGATGAGGAGGAAGAGATAAAGCTTGAGATAAATGTGCTGAAAAAGTACTCTAATCACCGCAATATTGCCACATATTATGGAGCTTTTATCAAAAAGAGCCCGCCAGGGAAGGATGACCAACTGTGGTTGGTCATGGAGTACTGTGGTGCAG gaTCTGTGACAGATTTAGTGAAGTCCACAAAAGGGCAGTCATTAAAAGAAGAGTGGATTTCTTACATTTGTAGAGAAATTCTCAGAGGTCTCAGTTACTTACACTCCAATAAAGTTATTCATCGTGACATCAAAGGACAAAATGTCTTGCTTACAGACAATGCTGAAGTTAAACTTG TGGATTTTGGAGTGTCTGCACAACTGGATAGGACTATAGGTAGACGAAACACATTTATCGGAACTCCTTACTGGATGGCGCCCGAAGTAATTGCGTGCGATGAAAACCCTGATGCAACATACGATAATCGTTCTGACCTTTGGTCGCTCGGTATCACCGCTCTTGAAATGGCGGAAAGTCAACCGCCCCTTTGTGATCTTCATCCTATGAGAGCTCTCTTCCTCATTCCAAG AAACCCGCCGCCGCGTCTAAAGTCTAAGAAATGGGCTAAAAAATTTCATAGTTTCATCGAAACTGTTTTAGTGAAAGATTACCATCAACGGCCATACACTGAACAGCTTCTAAAACATGCATTTATAAG AGATCAGCCTACTGAGAGACAAGTAAGGATACAACTGAAAGATCATATAGACAGGTGTAAGAAACGAAAGCAGGACAACTCTGTGCGAGAAGACTACAAGTATTCTGGCTCAGAGGGAGAGGAAGAAGAGAATGCTGTCGCGGGAGAGCCCTCGTCCATCGTACACAACGCAGCCGCACACCAGGGTGGGGACACCCTGCGACGTAACTTCCAGCAGATACAGGAAGGTCCCAG ACCCGCCGAAGCTCCGCAGCCTCAACCCCCGCCGAAACGTAACAAGCGCGATGAGCGTGAGGAAATCCCAG AGCCTGGCCCGCCGGCAAGGCCTTCTATTCCGCAAAGACTGATCGTTGTACCGGACCCACAGGCACAACAGCCTAATAGATATAG GCCTCTTCCACCAACACCAAAGTCTTCGGGTTCTTCCAATAGTTCTGGGTCTAACAACGGAACTCCTCCGGCCAGCGGGCCTCAGCCTCCGCAACGTGGATCACATCACAATATGTTCAAACCTATG ATTCCAATGAGGAGGCCTGAG gatttgGACAAGTTGGCTGCGCAACTTAACGAACTCGGCGTTGTATCGGGTAACGAACCACCTAATCGACCACCACGTGCACCTACTAATGGacaag GACCACCAGTAGAAAGGAATCAACCTGAACCAGCTTTAGAAGACACCGATAGCGATTCCGACGCCGAAGAAAGTGGAGGACGAGTGCGCAATGACGGCACACTGCTAGCTAGCGACCCGCCGAAGCCACT GCCGGGCCTGAGCGCGGTGTCAGAggacggcggcggcggcgcaggTGGCGGCGCGCCCACGCGGCCGCTGCCGCCCACGCCCGACGACGACGACACGCACGCCGACCGCACGCTCGTCATGAAGAGG AGAGAGAATACTGAAAGCGATAAAAGGCAGTCTGACGTTGACGAAGCAGTCTTACTCAAGGATTGGGACTTTGCTCGATTTTTCCCGTCGAAGAATACTGAGAAAGAAGAAAAACAGGACAACTCAAAAGAGTCGGAACAAAAGCGAGCTCAGCTACAACGACAGTCGCGGTTAGAAATGGAAGATGCGTGGTCGAAATACAAAGCTATCGCCACTCCCCCTTCTCGACATAAACAGTTGTTTCAAAAGCCCAGCGAAAAGTCTACGCAGGACAAGTtaactgatattttaaaatttaagaaagaaCCAGAATCTGATGCCAATTCTCCAAACCGTTTCTTCCGAGGGTTTCGAAGGGAGAATTCAGATCTATTCCCGCTGCCCAGTACACGTCACTCCGCTATATACTTTCCGAAGCATGAAAGTCCAGCAGGAGCCACTAAACAACTCAGATCGAGTGGCATTTTCAATAACTCTCGGAAACAAGTTATTAAACCGTCGATTGGAGAACCTATATTAACGGATTTTATTAAGACCAATGATAGTTTGAAAATGTCTGCTCAAGGGAACGCAAAGAAGGCAGAAAGACGAACTCCAGAGCGAAAAATTGTAACGAATCCTATTGATGCCCTCAAAAACGTTGCTGCACTTATCAGGCAAGACAGTGAGAGTAACGGACCTAGTCGACAAAGCAGCGTAAACAGTGACTCGCCAGCAACGAGCATTTGCTTTACCAGCAGTACTTCGTTTGAAAAAGCTGGGACACCGGACTTGACTGCCAATACTTTGGAGAACAAGGATAATGCAAATGAGCCAAGCATGGTGAAGCCTCGCAGAGAAAAGACTGAATCCGATATTGTATTCCGCAGAAATTCTCAGTATAATCGGCATACAGAGCTTGTGACAAGTTGTGGGCAGGAAGCGGTACTCGCTCAGGACCAG GTTCGGTCGAGTGGTGCCAACGAAGGCAGCGGATCTCGCACTAGCTCTGTGCTACCCGACCTCCTGAGCCAGGCCGGCCAGCCCACCACGCCGCCGCGACATGACAAGTCAACTAGCGAAGAG AAGCAGCGTTCATTCCTCACGTTCGGGTTCGGCGCCGGCTCGaccggcagcggcggcggcacCGGCGGCTCCGGCGGAAACGCTTCCCGCCGCGAGAGCCATGTCAATGTTAATGTTACTCCCACGGGGCACGACCTGTCCTCTGATACGCCCGaaatacgtaaatataaaaagagGTTTAACTCTGAAATCCTTTGCGCAGCATTATGGG GAGTTAATTTGCTTATTGGCACTGAGAATGGATTGATGTTACTGGATCGTTCGGGTCAAGGAAAAGTGTACCAATTGATCTCACGTCGCCGCTTCCAACAGATGGAAGTGTTAGAAGGCCAGAATATCCTCGTCACGGTATCTGGAAAGAAGAATCGTGTACGAGTATACTATCTTAGCTGGCTGAAGTCCAAAATCCTACGTACTGACGGACTCAGCGAC CAAGCCGAGAGAAGGAATGGTTGGATAAATGTTGGCGAACTTCAAGGTGCGGTTCATTTCCGTATCGTGAAATATGAAAGGATTAAGTTTCTGGTTATCGCCTTGAAAGACTCGATCGAGATATACGCGTGGGCGCCTAAACCATATCACAAATTTATGGCCTTCAAAAACTTCGGTGAACTGCAACATAG GCCTCTTCTAGTAGATTTGACTATTGAAGACAGTACAAGACTGAAAGTAATTTATGGATCCGCAGATGGCTTCCATGCCGTTGACTTAGACACTGCCACTGTCTATGATATTTATATTCCAAAGCAT ACACAAGGAGCAATTGTGCCACATTGCATTGTGCCCCTGCCAAACTCTAATGGTGTTCAGTTGTTGTTATGCTATGATAACGAAGGCGTTTATGTTAACACTTACGGACGCGTCAGCAAGAATATAGTTCTCCAG TGGGGTGAAATGCCAACTTCAGTAGCCTACATAGGCACAGGACAGATAATGGGATGGGGCAATAAAGCAATCGAAATTCGTTCAGTGGAAACTGGTCACCTCGACGGTGTATTTATGCACAAGAAAGCACAACGACTTAAATTTTTATGTGAGCGTAATGACAAAGTTTTCTTCTCCTCCGCAAAGGGTGGATCTTCATGTCAGATATATTTCATGACGCTCAACAAACCCGGCATGGCCAACTGGTAG
- the LOC113492667 gene encoding serine/threonine-protein kinase mig-15 isoform X2: MAHQLAPSVNCSLDDIDLSALKDPAGIFELIEVVGNGTYGQVYKGRHTKTGQLAAIKVMDVTQDEEEEIKLEINVLKKYSNHRNIATYYGAFIKKSPPGKDDQLWLVMEYCGAGSVTDLVKSTKGQSLKEEWISYICREILRGLSYLHSNKVIHRDIKGQNVLLTDNAEVKLVDFGVSAQLDRTIGRRNTFIGTPYWMAPEVIACDENPDATYDNRSDLWSLGITALEMAESQPPLCDLHPMRALFLIPRNPPPRLKSKKWAKKFHSFIETVLVKDYHQRPYTEQLLKHAFIRDQPTERQVRIQLKDHIDRCKKRKQDNSVREDYKYSGSEGEEEENAVAGEPSSIVHNAAAHQGGDTLRRNFQQIQEGPRPAEAPQPQPPPKRNKRDEREEIPEPGPPARPSIPQRLIVVPDPQAQQPNRYRPLPPTPKSSGSSNSSGSNNGTPPASGPQPPQRGSHHNMFKPMIPMRRPEDLDKLAAQLNELGVVSGNEPPNRPPRAPTNGQGPPVERNQPEPALEDTDSDSDAEESGGRVRNDGTLLASDPPKPLPGLSAVSEDGGGGAGGGAPTRPLPPTPDDDDTHADRTLVMKRRENTESDKRQSDVDEAVLLKDWDFARFFPSKNTEKEEKQDNSKESEQKRAQLQRQSRLEMEDAWSKYKAIATPPSRHKQLFQKPSEKSTQDKLTDILKFKKEPESDANSPNRFFRGFRRENSDLFPLPSTRHSAIYFPKHESPAGATKQLRSSGIFNNSRKQVIKPSIGEPILTDFIKTNDSLKMSAQGNAKKAERRTPERKIVTNPIDALKNVAALIRQDSESNGPSRQSSVNSDSPATSICFTSSTSFEKAGTPDLTANTLENKDNANEPSMVKPRREKTESDIVFRRNSQYNRHTELVTSCGQEAVLAQDQVRSSGANEGSGSRTSSVLPDLLSQAGQPTTPPRHDKSTSEEYRQAIAGGTPLSHHHHHPAPSSVQSTPSKSFVSGAASPHPLQHSPSNSSVGSQQQFLSLQQKQRSFLTFGFGAGSTGSGGGTGGSGGNASRRESHVNVNVTPTGHDLSSDTPEIRKYKKRFNSEILCAALWGVNLLIGTENGLMLLDRSGQGKVYQLISRRRFQQMEVLEGQNILVTVSGKKNRVRVYYLSWLKSKILRTDGLSDQAERRNGWINVGELQGAVHFRIVKYERIKFLVIALKDSIEIYAWAPKPYHKFMAFKNFGELQHRPLLVDLTIEDSTRLKVIYGSADGFHAVDLDTATVYDIYIPKHTQGAIVPHCIVPLPNSNGVQLLLCYDNEGVYVNTYGRVSKNIVLQWGEMPTSVAYIGTGQIMGWGNKAIEIRSVETGHLDGVFMHKKAQRLKFLCERNDKVFFSSAKGGSSCQIYFMTLNKPGMANW, from the exons ATGGCGCATCAACTAGCACCGTCTGTAAATTGTTCATTGGACGACATTGACCTCAGCGCACTAAAG GATCCTGCCGGTATTTTTGAACTCATAGAAGTAGTCGGAAATGGCACATATGGACAAGTGTACAAG GGGCGTCACACAAAAACAGGCCAACTTGCCGCCATCAAAGTTATGGATGTCACACAAGATGAGGAGGAAGAGATAAAGCTTGAGATAAATGTGCTGAAAAAGTACTCTAATCACCGCAATATTGCCACATATTATGGAGCTTTTATCAAAAAGAGCCCGCCAGGGAAGGATGACCAACTGTGGTTGGTCATGGAGTACTGTGGTGCAG gaTCTGTGACAGATTTAGTGAAGTCCACAAAAGGGCAGTCATTAAAAGAAGAGTGGATTTCTTACATTTGTAGAGAAATTCTCAGAGGTCTCAGTTACTTACACTCCAATAAAGTTATTCATCGTGACATCAAAGGACAAAATGTCTTGCTTACAGACAATGCTGAAGTTAAACTTG TGGATTTTGGAGTGTCTGCACAACTGGATAGGACTATAGGTAGACGAAACACATTTATCGGAACTCCTTACTGGATGGCGCCCGAAGTAATTGCGTGCGATGAAAACCCTGATGCAACATACGATAATCGTTCTGACCTTTGGTCGCTCGGTATCACCGCTCTTGAAATGGCGGAAAGTCAACCGCCCCTTTGTGATCTTCATCCTATGAGAGCTCTCTTCCTCATTCCAAG AAACCCGCCGCCGCGTCTAAAGTCTAAGAAATGGGCTAAAAAATTTCATAGTTTCATCGAAACTGTTTTAGTGAAAGATTACCATCAACGGCCATACACTGAACAGCTTCTAAAACATGCATTTATAAG AGATCAGCCTACTGAGAGACAAGTAAGGATACAACTGAAAGATCATATAGACAGGTGTAAGAAACGAAAGCAGGACAACTCTGTGCGAGAAGACTACAAGTATTCTGGCTCAGAGGGAGAGGAAGAAGAGAATGCTGTCGCGGGAGAGCCCTCGTCCATCGTACACAACGCAGCCGCACACCAGGGTGGGGACACCCTGCGACGTAACTTCCAGCAGATACAGGAAGGTCCCAG ACCCGCCGAAGCTCCGCAGCCTCAACCCCCGCCGAAACGTAACAAGCGCGATGAGCGTGAGGAAATCCCAG AGCCTGGCCCGCCGGCAAGGCCTTCTATTCCGCAAAGACTGATCGTTGTACCGGACCCACAGGCACAACAGCCTAATAGATATAG GCCTCTTCCACCAACACCAAAGTCTTCGGGTTCTTCCAATAGTTCTGGGTCTAACAACGGAACTCCTCCGGCCAGCGGGCCTCAGCCTCCGCAACGTGGATCACATCACAATATGTTCAAACCTATG ATTCCAATGAGGAGGCCTGAG gatttgGACAAGTTGGCTGCGCAACTTAACGAACTCGGCGTTGTATCGGGTAACGAACCACCTAATCGACCACCACGTGCACCTACTAATGGacaag GACCACCAGTAGAAAGGAATCAACCTGAACCAGCTTTAGAAGACACCGATAGCGATTCCGACGCCGAAGAAAGTGGAGGACGAGTGCGCAATGACGGCACACTGCTAGCTAGCGACCCGCCGAAGCCACT GCCGGGCCTGAGCGCGGTGTCAGAggacggcggcggcggcgcaggTGGCGGCGCGCCCACGCGGCCGCTGCCGCCCACGCCCGACGACGACGACACGCACGCCGACCGCACGCTCGTCATGAAGAGG AGAGAGAATACTGAAAGCGATAAAAGGCAGTCTGACGTTGACGAAGCAGTCTTACTCAAGGATTGGGACTTTGCTCGATTTTTCCCGTCGAAGAATACTGAGAAAGAAGAAAAACAGGACAACTCAAAAGAGTCGGAACAAAAGCGAGCTCAGCTACAACGACAGTCGCGGTTAGAAATGGAAGATGCGTGGTCGAAATACAAAGCTATCGCCACTCCCCCTTCTCGACATAAACAGTTGTTTCAAAAGCCCAGCGAAAAGTCTACGCAGGACAAGTtaactgatattttaaaatttaagaaagaaCCAGAATCTGATGCCAATTCTCCAAACCGTTTCTTCCGAGGGTTTCGAAGGGAGAATTCAGATCTATTCCCGCTGCCCAGTACACGTCACTCCGCTATATACTTTCCGAAGCATGAAAGTCCAGCAGGAGCCACTAAACAACTCAGATCGAGTGGCATTTTCAATAACTCTCGGAAACAAGTTATTAAACCGTCGATTGGAGAACCTATATTAACGGATTTTATTAAGACCAATGATAGTTTGAAAATGTCTGCTCAAGGGAACGCAAAGAAGGCAGAAAGACGAACTCCAGAGCGAAAAATTGTAACGAATCCTATTGATGCCCTCAAAAACGTTGCTGCACTTATCAGGCAAGACAGTGAGAGTAACGGACCTAGTCGACAAAGCAGCGTAAACAGTGACTCGCCAGCAACGAGCATTTGCTTTACCAGCAGTACTTCGTTTGAAAAAGCTGGGACACCGGACTTGACTGCCAATACTTTGGAGAACAAGGATAATGCAAATGAGCCAAGCATGGTGAAGCCTCGCAGAGAAAAGACTGAATCCGATATTGTATTCCGCAGAAATTCTCAGTATAATCGGCATACAGAGCTTGTGACAAGTTGTGGGCAGGAAGCGGTACTCGCTCAGGACCAG GTTCGGTCGAGTGGTGCCAACGAAGGCAGCGGATCTCGCACTAGCTCTGTGCTACCCGACCTCCTGAGCCAGGCCGGCCAGCCCACCACGCCGCCGCGACATGACAAGTCAACTAGCGAAGAG TATCGGCAAGCTATTGCCGGAGGCACTCCCCTAtcccaccaccaccaccaccccGCCCCCTCCTCGGTGCAGTCCACACCGTCCAAGTCTTTCGTGTCGGGCGCCGCATCTCCCCACCCTCTACAGCATTCACCTTCAAATTCGTCCGTTGGATCCCAGCAACAATTCCTTTCCTTACAACAGAAGCAGCGTTCATTCCTCACGTTCGGGTTCGGCGCCGGCTCGaccggcagcggcggcggcacCGGCGGCTCCGGCGGAAACGCTTCCCGCCGCGAGAGCCATGTCAATGTTAATGTTACTCCCACGGGGCACGACCTGTCCTCTGATACGCCCGaaatacgtaaatataaaaagagGTTTAACTCTGAAATCCTTTGCGCAGCATTATGGG GAGTTAATTTGCTTATTGGCACTGAGAATGGATTGATGTTACTGGATCGTTCGGGTCAAGGAAAAGTGTACCAATTGATCTCACGTCGCCGCTTCCAACAGATGGAAGTGTTAGAAGGCCAGAATATCCTCGTCACGGTATCTGGAAAGAAGAATCGTGTACGAGTATACTATCTTAGCTGGCTGAAGTCCAAAATCCTACGTACTGACGGACTCAGCGAC CAAGCCGAGAGAAGGAATGGTTGGATAAATGTTGGCGAACTTCAAGGTGCGGTTCATTTCCGTATCGTGAAATATGAAAGGATTAAGTTTCTGGTTATCGCCTTGAAAGACTCGATCGAGATATACGCGTGGGCGCCTAAACCATATCACAAATTTATGGCCTTCAAAAACTTCGGTGAACTGCAACATAG GCCTCTTCTAGTAGATTTGACTATTGAAGACAGTACAAGACTGAAAGTAATTTATGGATCCGCAGATGGCTTCCATGCCGTTGACTTAGACACTGCCACTGTCTATGATATTTATATTCCAAAGCAT ACACAAGGAGCAATTGTGCCACATTGCATTGTGCCCCTGCCAAACTCTAATGGTGTTCAGTTGTTGTTATGCTATGATAACGAAGGCGTTTATGTTAACACTTACGGACGCGTCAGCAAGAATATAGTTCTCCAG TGGGGTGAAATGCCAACTTCAGTAGCCTACATAGGCACAGGACAGATAATGGGATGGGGCAATAAAGCAATCGAAATTCGTTCAGTGGAAACTGGTCACCTCGACGGTGTATTTATGCACAAGAAAGCACAACGACTTAAATTTTTATGTGAGCGTAATGACAAAGTTTTCTTCTCCTCCGCAAAGGGTGGATCTTCATGTCAGATATATTTCATGACGCTCAACAAACCCGGCATGGCCAACTGGTAG